In Mugil cephalus isolate CIBA_MC_2020 chromosome 19, CIBA_Mcephalus_1.1, whole genome shotgun sequence, the genomic stretch TCAGAATGAGATAGGCATATTCAAaacctttttcttcctttttatcaTGACAAAATATGagtacattgttttttttatgaaaattaATCTTTGGTTGTTGCGTCATATAACCACACAGATGCTGATGACTCTTCCGTTCAACGTCCTCGATGACGTCTTTTAGATAATTAACCCCAGTGAAGCACGTCTTAACGGTGCTTAACATTTTGCACCCTTCagaattttcttcttcttatattaatattttcattagGATGTAAGGCACAATAGAACCAGAACCAATGTCATATTTACACTGACTATCGCATCTGTatcaaaatgagaaaaatagaCATGCTATAGGAATACTGTGCATCTCAATAAACGAAGAGCAAGGCATACAGTCTTCCTCCTAGgatattttcttaattttgtgGTCCACAGGGACATAATCaggcaaaacaagaaaaaaatatgaataaataactgAGGATTCTTGTATGTAATAattgaataaatgtttaagatactctgtgtaaaaaaacaacaacaagggaagccaaaggacaaaaaaagaaaaggaaagaacagataggaaaaaaaatcaggggTTAGAGAGCGAAagaatgttaaaatgtaaatgttaaaatgtaaaatttatcAGAGCTGCCATTCACTGAATATCAGACCTTCTCCAGCTTTAGAGAAGACTTCCAGTGCAGATAAATGAAGCTAAAATATGTGATTGCTCAGAAGTAAACCGGTTGTGGTCTTGTGGTAGGCCAAAACTGGCTACAAAGGGGGGTTGGGGGAGGTGGACTGGACTATCTTTGGCAAAGTATCAAAATACTTCTGCCAGAAGTGTGAAAACCGCTAGCAAGAGCAGAGCGTGTGAGTTAAATTGCAGGACGGAGCATTTGTCGCAATTGTCAGTTTTAGAATTCGCTGCGCTTCTGaatgaaaatgtccccaaaacAAGTCCTGACAGTAGATGAAAAGAACCGCACTGAAACAAATGCACCTGAAATATTACTAtagcatttattcattcaagaaaAATGCTCATATCATCCTCTGACGTGTCTGACTTTGTCCGTGTCACTGTGCCAGGGTCACCATGGTTGTTCTTCTGATGGTGCTTTCATGAAtatgagagaggcctttagttgcTGAACCaatggactctaatttggcctttaTATACTAAAATCCAAGAGGAGCATTTACTTGTGCACCTGCCAAATACGTAATATCGActaattttcctgaataaacagaTGTACAAgcttaatatttttgtttgtttggtttgactgggttctctttgtctgctttctggacataagtcatttatttcctgcaTAATTACAGTATTTCAACTTCCCTACGAGGCTTCTTTTATACAGACGCTCATATTTTTGCTGAATATCATCAGTCTGTGTCTCATTTCCAGATGCCAGTCCGCCGTTTCATCGGAGGGAAGCGCCGATGAAAAGGACCTGATTAGTAGTCAGCGGGAAAAGCGACCGGCTCCTCAACCTCCAGGAAGGAATCAAGCTGAGAAGCTGAGTCAGAGGGAGCAGGAAGCGTCTGCACAAACGGGCAAGCCGAGTAAAGACAAAGACGTCAAAACTGTCAGTGTTCTCCCCCAGCGCTCGGTGCAAGCGATCGCTCCGCTGAGCAGGCCTCCCCAGAGCTCGACGCAAAGCGATGCCACCAAAGGAACAACAAACGCAGCCAAACACGGCAAACGCCCCGCACCCTCCAGGCCTCGACGTGAAGAAGAGTTGTCATCTCCCACTAAACCGGCAGTGTTTTCTGTTGAGAACAAATCGAACAGAGgtacagacaaaaaacaagtcCCGGTTGTTTATGGGTTGAATCCTTTTGAGGATGATGAAGGCGAACAGGAAGAAGTGCCTGGCAACAGTGGTCCGCTACACTGGCCTCCAGCTGCGTCAACAGATGATGATAAAGATGCTGCCTCTCAAACAAAAATCAGATCCTCAAAGGTGGCCCgtgctccacttcctcctgcaAAGAGTGACGCCACATCAAACACTGTCATGACTACTGAAGGAGGTGATGTCACAGACGGTACGGGCGTAAATGTGCCTGATACCGCTGCAAACCTGGCATGTGACCCACATCCTGCTGAGCCCTTGAGTAGCGTGCAGCTCCAGGAGAGTCCCCTCCAGGAGTCCCAGCCCATAAAAGAACAGAATGTTGTAGATGTAGCAGCGAAGAAGGAGGAGCCTCCTACAGCTTCACGCAGGTGAGACAGATTAgttttttaacagaaacacaaaatgtatgtaaatgttttattcatatacaCTCATTTGTGTCCTCATATATTATAAATTGCCCGTTCCTGGCTGTCAATGAAAGTGTAAGATTCATCACATCGCACATTTCGAATGTAGATTGTGCTTGAGCATTCATCATAAATATTTGCATGCACTATTAATTATGATCTTCAGTTAGGTTGGTGTGGATAGATCTACTTGCGGTATTTATATAATGTGTTATCTATAACGCGCAACTGTTAGTAGTAAAATAATACGTACTTGTAAGCTGTTCGAGATGAATCGTGCACGCACACTCCAATagtccatttattttcactctatctgtatttttttatcttttttttttgtcactgcagGCTTCAGCCTGTACGGCCTCTTAATCCTCTGGAACAGCAGTCTGTGTCCGTCATTCAAGAGGAAAGTCGTAACAAATCCACGGGATTCCCAGGTGTCACTGAGGACAAAACAAAGGTGTTTCTCTCTTTTAGTTTCTAACCAgaattttcttgtttgtgtaaaaaaaaaaaaattgaaaaggaAAGTGGCCAGTGCAGCCGAGGTGTTTCTTTATGTCATTTGTCattgttaaagggttaattttTGGATAAATGCCATATTCTTTATGTCCCCTCACAGGTCAACGGCGGTGGAATGAAAGGGCCGTACTCCCAGCTCACTCAGGGGGAACTGATCTCTCTGGTGTTGAAACAGGAGAACCAGCTCtcagagagagataaaaagatATCCGAGCTGGAACAGTACATTGACAACCTACTTGTGCGGGTCTTGGAAGAGAACCCAAGCATCCTCATGTCCATGAGCACTATGAAGAAAGCTGCCTAATTGCAATCACAGCTGCCACCTTACACCCCTTCGGAGTCTGACTTAACTTCAaggttgacaaaataaaattaaagatgaagTGTATAAGGAAATTGTGACATATCAGTTATTAATTCTCTATATTTGTTAAAGAATCAATTAAATGCAACACTGTTTTGTACGTGTGGCGCTTTGAAAGCGTCTCCCTTGTACGTGATAACGATTTCAATGTTGAACATGAAATTATTTCCAGAAATAACTGATAAATGCCTGAACAATGTTGTTatatttcacagaaaaacaaaaagcacactGTTTTCAATGTAAAGAAGAGCCTTAATTCACTGTCAAACTATGCACTAGTTATGCAGATAGCTTTGAATGTCTAAAGTTTACATGATTCTGCTAACCTTAAGAAAGCACTTTAACTAGCTTACACTATTAACATTATATATACTGAGTTACTGTACTATACTGCTGTTACTGCTTtaaatttgcaaaataaaataaaaaatgaataatttttctctttttattttatttttacataaataaatggacTGTTACAATCATTGCGCTGTTTCTTCTAAACTATGTtgtcataaaaaacacatttgtcctTTTTGAAGTTGTTCTTGAATATGATTTAGTATCCTTTTGAATATTTCCCCTTAAATTATCAATAATATATTTCCCAATTCTTATGCTATACTTTAATTTGTGGATAGTTCACACCAACCCCAATATTATTGATTGCTCCTTCTTAAATCGACTGAAAATCatatgttacacacacacacacacacacacacacacacacacacacacacacacacacacacacacacacacacacacacacacattgtgttaGTTGTGTTGCGATAGTTAGAGAAAGCTTTTGGATGATAGCACCGTTATAATGACAACATAGCGGAACCGTTGTCATTTGGAACCTTGTATCTGCCCGGACATATTTTAGTCGCCCCCATGAAGCCGGCGGCGACAATAACAAACGTTCACTCGTCGTTGGAAACCGGTTAACATCAGTTACCGTACAATGTGGAGTTGCATGCGTTATGTGCTGCGGGTGTTTCTACTAATgtaatagttttgttttatatctTCAGCCGTCGCTGAGTTGTTcgtcgttttttttatttttgcataatgTCTGGTGCGGCTCTGATCTGTCCgggctgctgctcctccaaCATAGTAGAAGATGATCTGTACTCCCAGGCTCAGTTGGTGTGTGTGGACTGCGGCTCCGTGGTGTCGGAGGGAGTCCTGGCCAATGACCCAGTCGGAGGTTCAGGTACGAAGGTTACACCAACTTAAAATAAGAGTTAAAGGATATATTTGTAAGATGCATAGATGCATcttccataaaaacaaaatccaaacataTACTGGATCTTTTTCAGGCCAGCACATTTTACCTGGAACTTGTGCAGGCCTATTTCTGCTGCAGAAACCAGAGTCTGAGTTTAAAGAATAAAGATGATTAGACCCCATGAAGCCGTTCAGAGGTGGTTCTTTTCAAAAGTGCAAGAACCTTGATTGATTAGTTCAGTCACACTACACAGTGTTTCCAAAGGGCCACTTGATGACCGTTTGGAAACCAGTCAGTCAGATTCAGCAGTATTGACTGTATATCCTCCAGGCCAGGGgtgtcactaggttttaaggagaGGGGAGGCTCAGCCCCCAGGAGATGGAACAGGATGTGAGCGAACGTAGCGCGTGAGCACTAAATTTCGACTAACAAAGACtgaaaatttatttattattttgaagtTGCACAGATTACATATATGACTAAAATGGTATATTTTATGCTTCTGGTCCCCCTAAAATGAGATAGGCCTAACGACTTATTCTTGTTGGAGCGCCTCAGCTTTAAATGCAGTTATTATTGTTCCACAGTCTTCTTTGACCTGCCAGACTGGAGCAGATGTTTGTGTCAccaagcacataaaaaaaatgtccaattaaACTAATTATCACAGGTCTTTAGACTGCGTTGGTAATGCAAATGACCGATAGTCTGAAGCAACCTTGTAGTTCACTTAGTTTCTGTACTGCAATGCAATACTACACAGTAATACCTCAAATACTTTGAGAGGCATAAAAATCAGTCTGGGGGAACTCTCACTTTTCATCAGATAGTTTTTATAaaatttgttgcttttcttcttgCCCTGCCTTCCTCAACTTTTACTCTATCTGCTTGAAAACTGACGCATTTTCCCCTTATCCTCTATCTTCTtgtattgtcttttatttaatgtgaaacagACAGATCCAAATGCGCCAACAGTGCAAACAGTAACAGGGCTTGAAGCGAAATTACGTCCGTCAAACTGAACACAGATCGGTGACAATGTTAATATTGATGACGCAGAGTGGCAGCAGTTTTGGAAAGAGATGAtaccatttgttttttatgtctttttgtcaTTGCTCGGAGCGGCATAAACAAACCCCATTCACTTCCATTGTACCAGGGTGAAAGCAGCCATTTTTGTAACAGATGggacaaaaccaaacaaattcACATCTGCCATATGTGCATGACCAGAAGCCACAGAAAGTTGGTGattgtcattttctctctctctctctctctctctctcttttctttttctttttattagcctaaaacagaaacagtgcaCCATACAGATTCAGATTCCGATCATTGTCATTTGTTATGATCATTGTCAAAACATGGTAAAGTTAACCCACTCATAAACCTTCAGGGCAAACAAATGGCAACTGACTtccattttcatcttttctgtttttaaagagaGGTTTGGTTAAGCACAAATTTATTGAGTATTATTCTTCTTTTGCAAGATTGCCCTCTGGATGGTGCCGgaagtcaaaacaaatgagaaattaTTCCAAACAAACGAGAAATTGATTAAACAACCCGAAGGCAACTGAATGGCGTTGAATATTGGACATGGAAGACACGCTGAGTTACTTTATACAGTGTGTGATTCAGCTCTGAGTCACACGAAGCTCTGCTGTGTCTCTTGTTCTATAAATACAATCATGACAATTGCAGCCGTTTGTGTAAAGTGAATTGTTTGTGACTGTGACATTAGGTCAAATCACTTTTGAATGTTTAAGACTCGTGCTCTTGTCTGAAGAAGGAAAATTGTGATGAACATAATGAAGGCACAGAGACTGGTATcagacatgacatgacatgacacgTGATTGCATTCGGACACATTTTGTCTTTACTCTGACTCTCTGTCCTTTTAATAGATGTCAGCTACAGCAGAACCACAGCGGTGACCAGGAAGCCATGTTTGAACCTGATAAAAGGTGAGATCTTCCATCCGAGGGGAGCTCATTagacactttcttttttgaccTGTTGTTCATGCACGTGTTCATACACCTTTGTTATACGTCTGCAGGTCTGCAGCGCCTAAAGGCCATGTGTCGGACTCTCAGGGTCCAAAGGGAAATCGAGGATCTGTCACAGACGTATTACAGCAAAGCCTACCAGCATGACAGCTTCATCAGAGTGAGCCTTCAGAAGAAAGAGGTCCTCGCTGGTTGCTGTGTGCTTGTGAGCTGCAGGCTGCTTAACTGGCCCATAACCATGGGAACCATCAGCTGCCTGCTGGACGCCGACCCGATGGTGGTGGGAGTTGTTTATCAAGAGATGATCAAGATCCTCAACATTGAGGCGCCGATCGTCAATGTCACTGATGTGATAGAGGGGTACAGTCAGGAGTAAGTGAAGAACAGTGGTCTCCTTGATTTTGATCTGCAGACAGATCTCAGACTTAGTGATGCTTTCCGATTATTTTTAACTCTTTTTGACTCTAGTCTTGATTGAATTGTCCTTGATTATTTCAGGCGGGGTTATTTCAATTTTCATTAGTGAACAGCGGTTTTCGCCTTGCTTTTTAGAGTGATGGAATAGATTAAAAAGTCAGAGGGTCTGACTGAACTTTGGAGGATCTGCGTGGATCCTTAATCAAACACTTAACCCAGTCTGTTGGAGTTAACCGTGTCTATCTGCAGGGCTACTTTGTAGAATAATAAACTGACAGCGCTCTaaatcagtggttcccaacctggggttcACGCCCCCCCTAGTGGGGGCGCCAGTGATCACTGGGGGTGCGCCATAACTTGTTTGATCtgagttttcacctgtttcaccagtcaccTGATTCTAACCAGTATATTCTGTGTTTCCCTACGTGTATAATAAccagggcttaaagtattcgGCACGGTGCTGGATCTCTCCAGCATGTGGCGTTCGATCgcgtttaaaaaaagatgttgatatgggatattgtcaggttcgagCAGTTGATTGAGTAACCGATAAGcagtaacgcagctttccctctccagactaacatcactagccaatcagaagtagggtggggaTGGGTCTTGGGAAGCTTAGTTGATCCTGCTGCATCTGATGCCGCAAAAATAAGCTCCGAGTTGTCAAAgtcagaaatgactgcttccaaaataaataaaaaatgcctgctgaacttattttaatgttcagcaaacggtgaaAGTATAGCGAACTAATGACTCCGACTTAACCTGTGACGTAAACGTTGTGATATCAGAAGCCGGAAATTTCCAAGTTGGAATATGGAATTCCCAAGTTTTCACTTGtcgagtaaatttatgaagctagaaCAATATGTCGTAACtgcaaacaaactgtgatgaGTCGTCATCTAAAGCTCATAGAGGACATTTCTCTTTCTGACAGATACAAAATTAGCTCGCCTCATGTTTCTGAGGAGATGGCCGAGACCCACAAGGACTTGACCAAGCGAGCCGTGGCCCTTGTGGAGCTTGCGGCGGATTCCTGGATCGTGACCGGCCGTAGGCCGATCCCGATCATGATGGCGGCAGTCTATTTGGCCTGGCAGTCGTTGAAGCCCAACAAGCAGCGCCTCAAATTCTCCTTGGACAAATTCTGTCAGATGGCAAAGGTGAATAAGCACAAGGCTGCTTTGAAGAGAATAACGGAGATGAAGGAGGTGCTTTGTAAGCTGGGCAAGGAAATTCCCTGGGTCAGGGAAGCGGTGACACAAGATAACGTTGCTCGGCACATGGAGGATATTCTGCAGCACAGGTACGCCTTGCTAAGGAGGGCTATGAGAACACAGGAGGACGCTCTGCTGGCGGAGTGTCAGATCAGCTGTGTGGACTCTCTAACCGAGGACGCTGCTGACTCCCAAATCTCTCCGATTACATCCCCGGCGGAGCAACCTGCACCGGACCCTGAAAGGGAAGTGAAACGAGCAGATGGAGATCCAGAGCGCAGTGGCGCAGAGGAGAACCAAGAACCAGCATCCAACTGGGGGAAAAGAGTGCTCTTCGCTCCGCCGTGTGTGATTAACGCTAAGaagaggagagtggaggagCCAGCGTTTCAGGATGTAAATGGTGATGAGGACATCTCGGACACTGAGATTGACTCATACATCCGAACTCCTCAGGAGGCCCGCGACTTCGCTCTGACGCAAAAGATGTTTTCTTCGCCTGACAGTGAAACATCATAGCCTACGTTTTGTtcataaaagtttatttttttacgacTGTTCAGAGAAagattcagatgtttttatttgttctgacGAGATCTGGTCTGACTGTGAGTCATGCGTCAACCTTCTTTCATATCGTTTTATCCGCTCCATGTAAcagactgtttctgtttgctgCTTATAGTCGGTTCACTTTCAAAATGCTTTTGAATAAAGTTGATTCAGTTTGAAATTGATTTCATTAAACTCGAGAGGAGATCTGACAATAAAACGCTTTGTTTTCACACATCCTCATCACATATTGAATCTCTTGATGTGAAAAGCTTTTCGCCGTCTCTGCaattctttttcatatttttcaaaGTATACATGCAACTGAGCAAAACATCACAGCTCTCAGCAATTAATCAGACAATAAGATGTAGCCTTGGTGCAGGGGTTTCTTTGTGCAAATGAACGTTACATTACAGCTAGTCGTGTTGACACAGCGCTGAAGGAATTTCAGAACAAAGTTTCTGAAACTCCaaataaaaaaggaggaaggaagcatGGATTACCGctgctttgtctctttgttgGTGGAGAGCTGAAGAGATGAGAAATGTAGACTGTAAGCACACGTGTCAACTGGATTGGCAAATATTTTCcgcactgcagctttaaatataaGCATGACGCTTTAGTGTACTAAGTATATGTCCATTGCATGTGTGCACACCCCCAGGCAATCAGAATAAAACCTTTTTGACATGTGCAAAGTGGTTCTGCCCACTGTGGTGGGTGAAATCCGCCAACACAGTTTCTTGTactaaaggaaagaaaaaaaacatttttttctttttcttaggAAGCCAGTGTCTGGTACGTTGAGTAATCACCACCCAGACTCTTACTAAGGCCGTATGTTGCTTCCTTAATTCTGACAGTGAGGCCTGAGTCATGGCACTGCAGGTTTAATGTGGATATGTGAAAGCTACATTCCTAGAAGTGTAGAAGGCTTCACTTCTCCGTTGTCAGTTCAGCGAAGTTTCCAGCGCGCTGGTCCGGGTAGCTTTAAACTTACTTTTCAATCAGAGATTGCAATGTAATGAAATCGAAACAGAATCATGCTAAATTGATCTCACTTCACAGCTTGCATTAGTTAGAGTGTGGGATAATTTACATAATTAATCTGCAGGATGTAAATGTTATTGTTGGCGAGCGGCAAGCAAGCCGACATGATTTGGATCAGATCAATAaattatcgtttttttttttcttttttttctccagtgtcCTTACCAGCCCTAGTTGCACTCTACACTTTTtgttctcctttttatttaattagtaaattcaactctgctgctgcactcCGAACAAGTTGCATATAATTTAATTCCCTCCCCAGTCATAGCACAGTCACACTGATCCGAAGCAGGGAGGACGTTTCATTTATGcgtttttattcattattttacacaGTGTATTCAGAGCACATGCTACACGTGAAagtattcctttttttttcattcatgtcatACCACAAATAATGTACATCATTTACAAACAAATATGTGGCAGTTTTAAGACGGAGTACACTACTTACACACTCATTGCAACATTCGTCGCCGAGTCCCTGCACACAGGAGCCTGCTGATGGGAAACAAGCTAAAATTAAAgcatgtgttttacatctgaGGTGGAAGATGTGAGGGTGTGATCACCTCTGTGACAGCggtgataaatgataaatgtttgcGGGAGATAAATGTGCGAGCAGAGATACCAGGCAGCGACAGCtgtaatga encodes the following:
- the brf2 gene encoding transcription factor IIIB 50 kDa subunit, with the protein product MSGAALICPGCCSSNIVEDDLYSQAQLVCVDCGSVVSEGVLANDPVGGSDVSYSRTTAVTRKPCLNLIKGLQRLKAMCRTLRVQREIEDLSQTYYSKAYQHDSFIRVSLQKKEVLAGCCVLVSCRLLNWPITMGTISCLLDADPMVVGVVYQEMIKILNIEAPIVNVTDVIEGYSQEYKISSPHVSEEMAETHKDLTKRAVALVELAADSWIVTGRRPIPIMMAAVYLAWQSLKPNKQRLKFSLDKFCQMAKVNKHKAALKRITEMKEVLCKLGKEIPWVREAVTQDNVARHMEDILQHRYALLRRAMRTQEDALLAECQISCVDSLTEDAADSQISPITSPAEQPAPDPEREVKRADGDPERSGAEENQEPASNWGKRVLFAPPCVINAKKRRVEEPAFQDVNGDEDISDTEIDSYIRTPQEARDFALTQKMFSSPDSETS